In Alkalilimnicola sp. S0819, a single genomic region encodes these proteins:
- the argB gene encoding acetylglutamate kinase codes for MTDDASSLSSAQDVARVLTEALPYIQRFRGKTIVVKYGGNAMVEEELKRSFARDIVLMKLVGFNPVVVHGGGPQIGRLLERLGKQSRFIDGMRVTDAETMDVVEMVLGGAVNKEIVSMINSHGGRAVGLTGKDGGLIRARKLTLGGAREDAGRDIGHVGEVASIDASVVDMLEHGSFIPVIAPIGVGEDGRAYNINADTVAGKLAEVLKAEKLMLLTNTRGLLDKEGGLLTGLDAPQVEALIADGTIHGGMLPKIRCALDAVQNGVRSAHIVDGRVRHAVLLELFTDSGVGTLIEAQVSRP; via the coding sequence ATGACCGATGACGCCAGCTCCCTGTCCAGCGCCCAGGACGTCGCCCGGGTACTCACCGAGGCCCTGCCCTACATACAACGTTTCCGCGGCAAGACCATCGTCGTCAAATACGGCGGCAACGCCATGGTCGAGGAGGAGCTGAAACGCAGCTTCGCTCGGGACATCGTGCTGATGAAGCTGGTGGGCTTCAATCCGGTGGTGGTGCATGGCGGTGGCCCGCAGATCGGACGGCTGCTCGAGCGTCTGGGCAAGCAGAGCCGCTTCATCGACGGCATGCGCGTGACCGACGCCGAGACCATGGATGTGGTGGAAATGGTGCTGGGCGGCGCGGTGAACAAGGAAATCGTCAGCATGATCAACAGCCACGGTGGGCGAGCGGTGGGGCTCACCGGCAAGGACGGTGGCCTGATCCGTGCTCGCAAGCTCACCCTTGGCGGCGCCAGGGAAGATGCCGGGCGGGACATCGGTCATGTGGGTGAAGTGGCCTCCATCGACGCCTCCGTGGTGGACATGCTGGAACACGGCAGTTTCATCCCCGTCATCGCGCCCATCGGCGTCGGGGAGGACGGTCGCGCCTACAACATCAACGCCGACACCGTCGCCGGAAAGCTGGCCGAGGTGCTGAAGGCGGAGAAGCTGATGCTGCTCACCAATACCCGCGGGTTGCTGGACAAGGAAGGGGGGCTGCTCACCGGCCTGGACGCGCCGCAGGTGGAGGCGCTGATCGCCGATGGCACCATCCATGGCGGTATGCTGCCGAAGATTCGCTGCGCCCTGGATGCGGTGCAGAACGGCGTGCGCTCAGCCCATATCGTCGACGGGCGTGTGCGTCACGCGGTGCTGCTGGAACTGTTCACGGATTCGGGTGTGGGCACGCTGATCGAGGCGCAAGTCTCACGGCCCTGA
- a CDS encoding DUF4124 domain-containing protein: MNPKLPLTLLCLGALLATGPASARLYKWVDDQGNVHYSDKVPPQDARREREVKSGETGATVDRVAPPPTAEELEAQRRQAKAEAARREARRQQAEEDRRLLLTWSSAKDIEAARDERLDTLDGRINIGEQRVASLREQIAQAMQRAARAERNGGSPRRQHQRIEELEEQIAEQQRHIAAQREKRAAQAERFEREIRRYRELRGGGGD, encoded by the coding sequence ATGAATCCGAAGCTGCCACTGACCCTGCTCTGCCTGGGCGCCTTGCTCGCCACCGGCCCGGCGTCGGCGAGGCTCTACAAATGGGTGGATGATCAGGGCAATGTGCATTATAGCGACAAGGTGCCTCCGCAGGATGCGCGCCGCGAGCGAGAGGTGAAATCCGGCGAGACCGGCGCCACGGTGGACCGTGTCGCGCCACCCCCCACGGCGGAGGAGTTGGAAGCGCAACGCCGCCAGGCGAAAGCCGAGGCCGCGCGGCGCGAGGCGCGCCGGCAGCAGGCCGAAGAGGACCGGCGCCTGCTGCTGACCTGGTCCAGCGCAAAGGATATCGAAGCGGCGCGGGATGAGCGCCTGGACACGCTGGATGGGCGCATCAACATCGGTGAGCAGCGGGTTGCCAGCCTGCGCGAACAAATCGCGCAGGCGATGCAGCGGGCGGCGCGCGCCGAGCGCAACGGCGGCTCGCCCCGGCGCCAACACCAGCGCATAGAGGAACTGGAAGAGCAGATCGCCGAACAGCAGCGCCACATCGCCGCGCAGCGCGAGAAGCGCGCGGCGCAGGCCGAGCGTTTCGAGCGGGAGATCCGCCGCTACCGGGAATTGCGCGGCGGCGGCGGGGATTGA
- a CDS encoding sulfite exporter TauE/SafE family protein, with amino-acid sequence MDVLSQLLLFIVAFAANAASALAGGGAGLLQLPAIIFLGLPFPVALATHKVATVALGLGAGGRHFRERLLEKPFVLLMLLAGLPGVVLGARLVVGVPQRSAELALGGLTVALALYSALRPQLGQHWRPRHRDVPGYLIGAVPLFLCGMLNGSLTSGSGLFVTLWLVRWFGLDYKRAVAHTMVMVGLFWNGTGALTLGLVSEIHWPWLPVLIAGSLLGGYVGAHWGIARGSGFIKRVFEVVTLLVGLKLLLG; translated from the coding sequence ATGGACGTTTTATCACAACTACTGCTGTTTATCGTCGCCTTCGCCGCCAACGCCGCCTCGGCACTGGCCGGCGGGGGCGCGGGCTTGCTGCAGCTGCCGGCGATCATCTTCCTGGGCTTGCCTTTCCCGGTGGCGCTGGCGACCCATAAGGTGGCCACCGTCGCCCTGGGGCTGGGCGCCGGTGGGCGGCATTTCCGCGAGCGTCTGCTGGAGAAGCCCTTTGTGCTGCTGATGCTGCTGGCCGGTCTGCCCGGGGTGGTGCTGGGTGCGCGGCTGGTGGTGGGAGTTCCCCAGCGTAGTGCTGAGCTGGCGTTGGGTGGCCTGACCGTGGCCCTGGCGCTCTATTCCGCGCTGCGGCCGCAGCTGGGGCAGCATTGGCGTCCGCGTCACCGGGACGTGCCGGGCTACCTGATCGGGGCCGTGCCGCTGTTCCTGTGCGGCATGCTGAACGGTTCGCTGACTTCCGGTAGCGGCCTGTTCGTGACGCTTTGGCTGGTGCGCTGGTTCGGACTGGACTACAAGCGGGCGGTGGCGCACACCATGGTGATGGTGGGGCTGTTCTGGAATGGCACCGGTGCGCTGACCCTGGGGCTGGTGAGCGAGATTCACTGGCCCTGGCTGCCGGTATTGATCGCCGGCAGCCTGTTGGGCGGCTATGTCGGCGCGCACTGGGGGATAGCGCGGGGCAGTGGGTTCATCAAGCGGGTCTTCGAGGTGGTGACCTTGCTGGTGGGGTTGAAACTGCTGCTCGGGTAA